A genomic segment from Streptomyces sp. NBC_00459 encodes:
- a CDS encoding helix-turn-helix domain-containing protein — MPRWSPVPALRDAMEPCHAVQHCASRCREMFRDIAPMGTWRGDFGEHAAPPDGVPAFGVTVAVHDRDPGPVARAVPARCGVASPEDVPPARPAGVGTALPALPTAAAPLQPVGAHIVHESGLPLPEASQTTGS; from the coding sequence GTGCCGCGATGGAGCCCGGTCCCGGCCCTGCGCGACGCCATGGAGCCGTGCCACGCGGTCCAGCACTGCGCGTCCCGGTGCCGGGAGATGTTCCGCGACATCGCGCCGATGGGCACCTGGCGAGGCGACTTCGGCGAACACGCCGCCCCGCCCGACGGTGTCCCGGCCTTCGGGGTCACCGTGGCGGTCCACGACCGCGATCCGGGTCCGGTCGCCCGAGCGGTCCCCGCCCGCTGCGGGGTCGCATCCCCCGAGGACGTGCCGCCCGCCCGCCCGGCCGGCGTCGGCACGGCCCTCCCCGCGCTGCCGACAGCCGCCGCCCCGCTCCAGCCGGTCGGCGCACACATCGTCCACGAGTCCGGGCTGCCCCTGCCCGAGGCCTCGCAGACCACCGGCAGCTGA